A genomic window from Chlorobium phaeobacteroides DSM 266 includes:
- the pyrF gene encoding orotidine-5'-phosphate decarboxylase yields MSTVRQKANSRISHLRSLLCVGLDSDDQKIPEIFKKTGSPVLEFNRAIIRATSNSAVAYKINTAFYEARGIPGIQDMERTLADIPRACITIADAKRADIGNTSKKYAEAFFEHWSFDALTVAPYMGFDSLEPFFAYEDKLVFVLCLTSNEGSKDFEEQLLGDGRPLYETVLEKVNQWNRGGNAGIVVGATKNGQLEAIRAAAPDLFFLIPGVGAQGGSLDEAVRYGADSAKESALVNVSRSLIFPQGAFASIDAFEQAVSVESEKLHLAMKRAM; encoded by the coding sequence ATGAGTACCGTTCGACAAAAAGCAAACAGCAGAATCTCCCATTTACGCTCGCTCTTGTGCGTCGGGCTTGACAGCGATGATCAAAAGATCCCCGAAATTTTTAAAAAAACCGGTTCGCCCGTTCTTGAATTCAACCGGGCGATTATTCGCGCCACCAGCAACTCGGCCGTTGCCTACAAGATCAACACGGCATTTTACGAGGCGCGGGGTATTCCGGGCATTCAAGACATGGAGCGAACCCTCGCCGACATTCCCCGGGCCTGCATAACCATAGCCGATGCGAAGCGGGCGGATATCGGCAATACCAGCAAAAAATATGCAGAGGCATTTTTTGAACACTGGTCGTTTGACGCGTTGACGGTAGCTCCTTATATGGGCTTCGACTCTCTCGAACCCTTTTTCGCCTACGAAGATAAGCTGGTTTTTGTGCTCTGTCTCACCTCAAACGAAGGATCGAAAGATTTCGAAGAGCAGTTGCTCGGCGACGGCAGGCCGCTCTACGAAACGGTACTCGAAAAAGTGAATCAGTGGAACAGAGGCGGCAATGCCGGCATCGTGGTCGGCGCGACGAAAAACGGTCAGCTCGAAGCCATCAGAGCGGCGGCTCCGGATCTTTTTTTCCTTATTCCCGGCGTCGGCGCACAGGGAGGCTCTCTTGACGAGGCCGTCCGATACGGCGCCGATTCGGCCAAAGAAAGCGCTCTCGTCAATGTCAGCCGAAGCCTGATCTTCCCGCAAGGAGCGTTTGCTTCCATCGACGCCTTCGAACAGGCCGTTTCGGTTGAATCCGAAAAACTGCATCTGGCCATGAAACGTGCCATGTAA
- the glmS gene encoding glutamine--fructose-6-phosphate transaminase (isomerizing), whose translation MCGIVGYIGKRDAATVLLNGLKRLEYRGYDSAGIAVLNGALSVIKQKGSVGALERAVADSSGLLKGGTIGIGHTRWATHGDPSDRNAHPHLNAAGDIALIHNGIIENHTALRQELSSQGYTFLSDTDTEVLVHLIDRIWNEERHLTLEGVVRRALHYIEGAYGICVISSREPETLIVARMGSPLVLGIGEQEYFIASDAAPIIEYTKKVIYLADGEMAVMNREGFAVKTDKNEEAEKNVTELDFKLEEIEKGGFEHFMLKEIFEQPSVMQDVMRGRIHLEDNTLHLGGVKDHLEKLRKAKRIIICACGTSWHAGLIGEYLIEEFARIPVEVDYASEFRYRTPIISPDDVVMVISQSGETADTLAALRMAKEKGALVMGICNVVGSTIARETTCGMYTHAGPEIGVASTKAFTAQVIVLYMLALALSIGRTIKDEEIALYLKELSEAPQKAASIIAQHADIRAIAKVYKDARNFLYLGRGFNFPVALEGALKLKEISYIHAEGYPAAEMKHGPIALIDKDMPVIFIATRDSTYTKILSNIEEVRTRKGKIIAIATEGDQEISNLADHVIYIPYAAAPVTPLLTVIPLQLLSYYIATERGCNVDRPRNLAKSVTVE comes from the coding sequence ATGTGTGGAATTGTAGGTTATATCGGCAAAAGAGATGCGGCAACGGTGCTGCTTAACGGCCTCAAGCGACTTGAATACCGCGGGTACGACTCCGCAGGCATCGCCGTCCTTAACGGAGCCCTTTCGGTCATCAAACAGAAAGGAAGCGTCGGCGCTCTGGAGCGAGCCGTCGCCGACTCGTCGGGCCTCCTCAAAGGAGGAACCATCGGCATCGGACATACCCGCTGGGCAACCCATGGCGACCCGAGCGACCGCAATGCCCACCCGCACCTCAACGCGGCAGGCGATATTGCCCTGATACACAACGGCATTATCGAGAACCACACGGCGCTTCGTCAGGAGCTGAGCAGCCAGGGCTACACCTTTCTGAGCGATACCGATACGGAAGTGCTTGTTCATCTCATCGACCGAATCTGGAACGAAGAGCGGCATCTCACCCTTGAAGGGGTCGTTCGAAGGGCGCTGCACTACATCGAAGGAGCTTACGGGATCTGCGTCATATCCTCGCGCGAACCGGAGACGCTCATCGTTGCCCGGATGGGAAGTCCCCTCGTACTCGGTATCGGCGAACAGGAATATTTTATAGCCTCCGACGCCGCGCCGATAATCGAATACACCAAAAAAGTGATCTATCTGGCCGACGGCGAGATGGCCGTCATGAACCGCGAAGGGTTTGCCGTAAAAACAGATAAAAACGAAGAGGCCGAAAAAAACGTCACCGAGCTCGATTTCAAGCTTGAAGAGATAGAAAAAGGGGGGTTCGAGCACTTCATGCTCAAGGAGATCTTTGAACAGCCCAGCGTCATGCAGGATGTCATGCGCGGAAGAATTCATCTCGAAGACAACACGCTCCATCTCGGCGGTGTAAAAGATCACCTCGAAAAGCTCCGCAAGGCGAAACGAATCATTATCTGTGCCTGCGGAACCAGTTGGCATGCGGGACTGATCGGCGAGTACCTCATCGAAGAGTTTGCCCGTATTCCGGTTGAAGTCGATTACGCATCGGAGTTCAGATATCGCACCCCGATCATCTCGCCCGACGATGTGGTCATGGTGATTTCGCAATCCGGAGAGACCGCCGACACCCTTGCCGCGCTTCGAATGGCAAAAGAAAAAGGCGCGCTGGTAATGGGCATCTGCAATGTCGTCGGCTCCACGATTGCCCGCGAAACCACCTGCGGGATGTACACCCATGCCGGCCCGGAAATCGGAGTCGCATCGACAAAAGCCTTTACCGCCCAGGTTATTGTGCTCTACATGCTGGCGCTTGCGCTCAGTATCGGGCGAACCATCAAGGATGAAGAGATAGCGCTCTATCTCAAAGAACTTTCAGAAGCGCCCCAAAAAGCCGCAAGCATCATCGCGCAGCATGCCGACATCCGCGCGATAGCCAAAGTATACAAGGATGCGCGCAACTTTCTCTACCTTGGCCGCGGCTTCAACTTTCCCGTCGCCCTCGAAGGCGCATTGAAACTCAAGGAGATCTCCTACATCCATGCCGAAGGCTACCCGGCAGCCGAAATGAAGCATGGCCCGATCGCCCTGATCGACAAGGATATGCCGGTGATTTTTATTGCCACGCGCGACAGCACCTACACCAAGATACTCAGCAATATCGAAGAGGTTCGCACCCGAAAAGGCAAGATTATCGCCATTGCCACCGAGGGGGACCAGGAGATCAGCAATCTCGCCGACCATGTGATCTATATTCCCTATGCGGCCGCGCCGGTCACGCCGCTCCTGACGGTCATCCCCCTGCAGTTGCTCTCCTATTACATCGCCACCGAACGAGGGTGCAACGTAGACCGTCCCAGAAATCTCGCCAAATCCGTTACGGTCGAGTAA